One window of Solwaraspora sp. WMMA2056 genomic DNA carries:
- the mltG gene encoding endolytic transglycosylase MltG, whose amino-acid sequence MIDELDLAFEDRADKGRHRRGARRKSSGGGGRGKTAAALLVTLLMLGVLGGGVWYGFDRLQNYFATPDYDGGGTGQVVVQVRPGDSATDIGNTLVEAGVIKSTKAFTNEARSNSRSQNIQPGFYNLRLEMSAATALSLLLDLENKVSNRVTIPEGRTAKQIYQALAEATDIPAEEFAAAAQDPLALGVPDWWLTRTDGEQVTASAEGFLFPDTYDFDPNVTAPEILTLMVDRFLTVTGEMEYAEQVQAERGGISPYEALIVASLAQAEAGIAEDLAKVARVAYNRVYSETFPCSCLQFDVTVNYYWELTGKPTKASKDMTREELYDANNPYSTHAHSGLPPTPINNPGRAALEGSVNPPDEDWVFFVAIDKEGRSAFATTVEEHDANIEIARRNGIL is encoded by the coding sequence ATGATCGACGAACTGGACCTCGCTTTCGAGGACCGGGCCGACAAGGGCCGGCACCGTCGTGGCGCGCGCCGCAAGTCCTCGGGCGGCGGCGGGCGCGGCAAGACCGCTGCGGCCCTGCTGGTCACCCTGCTGATGCTCGGTGTGCTCGGCGGTGGTGTCTGGTACGGCTTCGACCGGCTGCAGAACTACTTCGCCACCCCCGACTACGACGGCGGCGGCACCGGCCAGGTGGTCGTGCAGGTCCGTCCCGGTGACTCCGCCACCGACATCGGCAACACCCTGGTCGAAGCCGGGGTGATCAAGAGCACCAAGGCCTTCACCAACGAGGCGCGCTCGAACTCCCGCAGCCAGAACATCCAACCGGGCTTCTACAACCTGCGTCTGGAGATGAGCGCGGCGACCGCGCTGAGTCTGCTGCTCGACCTGGAGAACAAGGTTTCCAACCGGGTCACCATCCCGGAGGGGCGCACCGCCAAGCAGATCTACCAGGCGCTGGCCGAAGCGACCGACATCCCGGCCGAGGAGTTCGCCGCCGCCGCGCAGGACCCCCTGGCCCTCGGCGTGCCCGACTGGTGGCTCACCCGGACCGACGGCGAGCAGGTCACCGCGTCGGCGGAGGGCTTCCTCTTCCCCGACACCTACGACTTCGATCCGAACGTCACCGCCCCGGAGATCCTCACCCTGATGGTCGACCGGTTCCTGACCGTCACCGGCGAGATGGAGTACGCCGAACAGGTCCAGGCGGAGCGGGGCGGGATCAGCCCGTACGAGGCATTGATCGTGGCGTCGCTGGCCCAGGCCGAGGCGGGCATCGCCGAGGACCTCGCCAAGGTCGCCCGGGTGGCCTACAACCGGGTCTACAGCGAGACCTTCCCCTGCAGCTGTCTGCAGTTCGACGTGACGGTCAACTACTACTGGGAGCTGACCGGCAAGCCGACCAAGGCGTCCAAGGACATGACCCGGGAGGAGCTGTACGACGCGAACAACCCGTACAGCACCCACGCCCACAGCGGGCTGCCACCCACGCCGATCAACAACCCTGGCCGGGCCGCGCTCGAAGGGTCGGTCAACCCGCCGGACGAGGACTGGGTCTTCTTCGTCGCCATCGACAAGGAGGGCCGCTCGGCGTTCGCCACCACCGTCGAGGAACATGACGCGAACATCGAGATCGCCCGACGGAATGGCATCCTCTGA
- the aroQ gene encoding type II 3-dehydroquinate dehydratase produces MKAYVLNGPNLGRLGSRQVDVYGEVSYADLVTMCVETGRQVGLDVEVRQTDAEHEMLGWLHAAADAEAAVVLNPGAWSHYSYAVRDACAMLRGPLIEVHISNIHAREQFRHHSVVSAVATGVICGLGVDGYRLALRHIAQLAAGRAEATTSDR; encoded by the coding sequence GTGAAGGCGTACGTGTTGAACGGGCCGAACCTGGGCCGGCTGGGCAGCCGTCAGGTCGACGTCTACGGTGAGGTCAGCTACGCCGACCTGGTGACGATGTGCGTCGAGACCGGGCGGCAGGTCGGTCTCGACGTCGAGGTGCGCCAGACCGACGCCGAGCACGAGATGCTCGGCTGGTTGCACGCTGCGGCCGACGCCGAGGCGGCGGTGGTGCTCAACCCGGGTGCGTGGTCGCACTATTCGTACGCGGTCCGCGACGCCTGCGCGATGCTGCGGGGTCCGCTGATCGAGGTGCACATCTCCAACATCCATGCCCGGGAGCAGTTCCGGCACCACTCGGTGGTGTCGGCGGTGGCGACCGGGGTGATCTGCGGACTCGGGGTGGACGGCTACCGATTGGCGCTGCGGCACATCGCCCAGCTCGCCGCAGGCCGGGCCGAGGCGACGACGTCGGACCGATAG
- the aroB gene encoding 3-dehydroquinate synthase → MDATTRIPVPGDRPYDVLVGRGLLDTLPTLLPDAHRVAVLHAPPLKAHADRIAAACAAAGAQPLLIEVPDAEAGKSIDVAAQAWAMLGDAGFTRTDAVVGVGGGAVTDLAGFVAACWLRGVRWVPVATSLLGMVDAAVGGKTGINTAAGKNLVGSFHPPAGVICDLNLLASLPLTDLVAGLAEVVKCGFIADPAILDLIERDPAAATDATSASVRELIERAVRVKADVVGGDLRESGVREVLNYGHTLAHAIEKVEGYRWRHGHAVSVGLVYAATLARQVGRLDAEVADRHLAVLTALGLPTTYRADAWPDLLAAMRVDKKARGARLRLVVLDGLARPGILDGPDDEALARAYRSVAGA, encoded by the coding sequence ATGGACGCCACGACCCGCATCCCGGTGCCTGGTGACCGCCCGTACGACGTACTGGTCGGCCGGGGGCTGCTCGACACACTGCCCACGCTGCTGCCCGACGCGCACCGGGTGGCGGTGCTGCACGCGCCGCCGCTGAAGGCGCACGCCGACCGGATCGCCGCTGCGTGTGCCGCCGCCGGTGCGCAGCCACTGCTGATCGAGGTGCCCGACGCCGAGGCCGGCAAGTCGATCGACGTGGCGGCACAGGCCTGGGCGATGTTGGGCGACGCCGGCTTCACCCGTACCGACGCGGTGGTCGGGGTCGGCGGCGGCGCGGTGACCGACCTGGCCGGTTTCGTCGCCGCCTGTTGGCTGCGCGGGGTCCGGTGGGTGCCGGTCGCGACCAGCCTGCTCGGCATGGTCGACGCCGCCGTCGGCGGCAAGACCGGGATCAACACGGCCGCCGGCAAGAACCTGGTCGGGTCCTTCCACCCGCCGGCCGGGGTGATCTGTGACCTGAACCTGCTGGCCAGCCTGCCGCTGACCGACCTGGTGGCCGGGTTGGCCGAGGTGGTCAAGTGCGGGTTCATCGCCGACCCGGCGATCCTGGACCTGATCGAGCGGGATCCGGCGGCCGCCACCGACGCCACCAGCGCGTCGGTACGGGAGCTGATCGAGCGCGCCGTACGGGTCAAGGCCGACGTGGTCGGCGGCGACCTGCGGGAGTCCGGGGTGCGGGAGGTCCTCAACTACGGACACACGCTGGCGCACGCGATCGAGAAGGTCGAGGGCTACCGCTGGCGGCACGGGCACGCCGTGTCGGTCGGCCTGGTGTACGCCGCGACCCTGGCCCGGCAGGTCGGCCGGCTCGACGCCGAGGTCGCCGACCGGCACCTGGCGGTGCTCACCGCGCTGGGGCTGCCGACCACGTACCGGGCCGACGCCTGGCCGGACCTGCTGGCCGCGATGCGGGTGGACAAGAAGGCGCGGGGTGCCCGGCTGCGGCTGGTGGTCCTCGACGGGCTGGCCCGCCCCGGGATCCTCGACGGGCCGGACGACGAGGCGTTGGCGCGGGCGTACCGGTCGGTGGCCGGCGCGTGA
- the aroC gene encoding chorismate synthase, whose protein sequence is MLRWLTAGESHGPALVALLEGVPAGVEVTSAEIGRELARRRLGYGRGARMAFEQDEIEIIGGLRHGVTLGSPVAIRVGNSEWPKWRTVMAADPVDPDELAGQARNAPLTRPRPGHADLAGMQKYGHTDARPILERASARETAARVAVGTVARALCRQALGIEIVSHVVELGSVAAKPGLQPRPEDAERVDADPLRCLDPEASARMVAEVDAAKSDADTLGGIVEVLAYGVPPGLGSHVQWDRKLDARLATALMSIQAIKGVEIGDAWQQARSRGSVAHDEIIPTASGVRRVTDRAGGLEGGISTGEPLRVRAAMKPISSLNRALSTVDVTTGEPATAINQRSDVCAVPAAAVVAESMVALVLAEALTEKFGGDSVAEIRRNLGGYLDHLVIR, encoded by the coding sequence GTGTTGCGCTGGCTGACTGCAGGTGAATCCCATGGCCCCGCGCTGGTGGCCCTCCTCGAAGGCGTTCCCGCCGGCGTCGAGGTGACCAGCGCCGAGATCGGCCGCGAGCTGGCCCGCCGCCGACTCGGCTACGGCCGGGGTGCGCGGATGGCCTTCGAACAGGACGAGATCGAGATCATCGGCGGTCTGCGGCACGGGGTGACGCTGGGCAGCCCGGTGGCGATCCGGGTCGGCAACTCGGAGTGGCCGAAGTGGCGCACGGTGATGGCGGCCGATCCGGTCGACCCGGACGAGCTGGCCGGCCAGGCCCGCAACGCCCCGCTGACCCGGCCCCGGCCAGGGCACGCCGACCTGGCCGGGATGCAGAAGTACGGCCACACCGACGCGCGGCCGATCCTGGAGCGGGCCAGCGCGCGGGAGACCGCGGCCCGGGTCGCGGTCGGTACGGTCGCCCGGGCGCTGTGCCGCCAGGCACTCGGCATCGAGATCGTCTCGCACGTGGTCGAGCTGGGGTCGGTCGCGGCCAAGCCGGGGCTGCAGCCACGCCCGGAGGACGCCGAACGGGTCGACGCCGACCCGCTGCGCTGCCTCGACCCGGAGGCGAGCGCCCGCATGGTCGCCGAGGTCGACGCGGCGAAGTCCGACGCCGACACCCTCGGCGGCATCGTGGAGGTGCTCGCCTACGGCGTACCGCCGGGGCTGGGCAGCCACGTGCAGTGGGACCGCAAGCTGGACGCCCGGCTCGCCACCGCGCTGATGTCGATCCAGGCGATCAAGGGTGTGGAGATCGGTGACGCCTGGCAGCAGGCCCGCTCACGTGGCTCGGTCGCCCACGACGAGATCATCCCCACCGCGTCGGGGGTCCGACGGGTGACCGACCGGGCCGGCGGCCTGGAGGGCGGGATCAGCACCGGTGAACCACTGCGGGTACGGGCGGCGATGAAGCCGATCTCGTCGCTGAACCGGGCGCTGTCGACAGTGGACGTCACCACCGGTGAGCCGGCGACGGCGATCAACCAGCGTTCCGACGTCTGTGCCGTCCCGGCGGCGGCGGTGGTGGCCGAGTCGATGGTGGCGCTGGTGCTCGCCGAGGCGCTGACCGAGAAGTTCGGCGGCGACTCGGTCGCCGAGATCCGCCGCAACCTCGGCGGCTACCTGGACCATCTGGTGATCCGCTGA
- a CDS encoding DUF948 domain-containing protein has protein sequence MDGGQIAALVAAGAFLMLVLVLAVPILRLRHTVDAATRAINDLNDRTGPLLGQVNASVENVNTALGQMHTTLDGVNIQLAKIDTMTSHAQNVTANVANLATVVSAAAANPLVKVAAFGYGVRRAASARRNAEAERDVRAELKQRRRAARRNAG, from the coding sequence ATGGACGGTGGACAGATCGCGGCACTGGTGGCCGCCGGGGCGTTCCTGATGCTCGTGCTCGTGCTGGCGGTGCCGATTCTGCGACTGCGGCACACGGTGGACGCGGCGACCCGGGCGATCAACGACCTCAACGACCGGACCGGGCCGCTGCTCGGCCAGGTGAACGCCTCGGTCGAGAACGTGAACACCGCTCTCGGACAGATGCACACGACCCTCGACGGCGTGAACATCCAGCTTGCCAAGATCGACACGATGACTTCGCACGCCCAGAACGTGACCGCCAATGTGGCCAACCTGGCCACTGTGGTCTCGGCCGCGGCGGCCAATCCGCTGGTCAAGGTGGCCGCCTTCGGGTACGGCGTACGTCGGGCCGCCTCCGCCCGGCGCAACGCCGAAGCCGAGCGCGACGTCCGCGCCGAACTCAAGCAGCGACGCCGGGCGGCCCGGCGCAACGCCGGATGA
- a CDS encoding shikimate dehydrogenase: MASSDLPGGSRTGARPVDRHRAAVLGTPIAHSLSPVIHNAGYRAAGLTDWHYTAIECAESQLADLIAGLGPQWAGLSVTMPLKEAALAVADRATPVAAAIGAANTLVRRPDGTWSADNTDVGGMVAVLREAGVGAGARFTVLGAGGTARAALAAAAALGAGQVQVVARRAAAIADLAPVADALAVPVTGVGWDDHAALAEAVDVVVSTVPKGVADPLAGLLGWTPATVCFDAIYDPWPTPLATAAAAAGCRVVSGLDLLLAQAIGQFEQFTGVAAPVPAMRAALHAARSATVAPGQRQHGDQ; the protein is encoded by the coding sequence ATGGCATCCTCTGACCTGCCCGGCGGGTCCCGTACCGGGGCCCGTCCGGTCGACAGGCACCGGGCCGCGGTGCTCGGCACGCCGATCGCCCACTCGCTCTCCCCGGTGATCCACAACGCCGGGTACCGGGCCGCCGGACTGACCGACTGGCACTACACCGCGATCGAGTGCGCCGAGTCGCAACTGGCCGACCTGATCGCCGGCCTGGGCCCGCAGTGGGCCGGCCTGTCGGTCACCATGCCGCTCAAGGAGGCGGCGCTCGCGGTGGCCGACCGGGCCACGCCGGTGGCGGCCGCGATCGGCGCGGCCAACACCCTGGTACGCCGACCCGACGGCACCTGGTCGGCCGACAACACCGACGTCGGCGGGATGGTCGCGGTGCTGCGGGAGGCCGGAGTCGGTGCCGGGGCGCGGTTCACCGTCCTCGGTGCCGGCGGTACCGCGCGGGCCGCGCTGGCCGCCGCCGCCGCCCTCGGCGCCGGTCAGGTGCAGGTGGTGGCCCGTCGCGCGGCCGCGATCGCCGATCTGGCCCCGGTCGCCGACGCCCTCGCGGTCCCGGTCACCGGTGTCGGCTGGGACGACCACGCCGCCCTGGCCGAGGCCGTCGACGTGGTGGTGTCGACCGTGCCCAAAGGCGTCGCCGACCCGCTCGCCGGCCTGCTGGGCTGGACACCTGCGACGGTCTGCTTCGACGCCATCTACGACCCCTGGCCGACCCCGCTTGCCACGGCGGCGGCCGCCGCCGGCTGCCGTGTGGTGTCCGGTCTCGACCTGCTGCTCGCCCAGGCGATCGGCCAGTTCGAACAGTTCACCGGGGTCGCCGCGCCGGTGCCGGCGATGCGGGCGGCGCTGCACGCCGCCCGGTCAGCCACGGTCGCGCCCGGTCAGCGTCAGCACGGCGACCAGTGA
- the alaS gene encoding alanine--tRNA ligase, translating to MKTAEIKRRFLAHFEANGHAVVPSAPLPAIDDPNLLFINAGMVQFVPYFLGQRTPPFQRATSVQKCIRTPDIDEVGKTSRHGTFFQMNGNFSFGDYFKQGAIPLAWDLSTKPVEQGGFGMDPERIWVTVYLDDDEAADIWRQTGVPAHRIVRRGNKDNFWSMGIPGPAGPCSELYYDRGPAYGPDGGPEVDEDRFLEFWNLVFMQYEITNVQSKEVFDIVGDLPKKNIDTGMGLERIASILQGVDNLYEIDEVRPILDRAAQLTGKRYGAGSGQAASESHPDDVRLRVIADHVRTSLMLIGDGVTPSNEGRGYVLRRIMRRAIRSVRLLGWQDRALPELLPVARDCMAPSYPELAADFERISTYAYAEEDAFLSTLRSGTTILDLAISETKTAGGAKLSGDKAFQLHDTYGFPIDLTLEIAAEQGLSVDSDGFRRLMSEQRARAKADAQARKTGHVDMSAYRGVLDAGGAVDFTGYAEVARESRVRAVLGAGGVSLPVAGEGDVIELVLDSTPFYAEGGGQQPDTGRLTVGAGEVEIFDVQSPVPGLVVHKARVVRGEVRTGETGYAEIDIARRRAISRSHTATHLVHQTMRNFLGESATQAGSLNAPGRLRFDFNTPGAVPPSVLVDIEQQVNEVLLRDLEVNAFITSQEEARRLGAMALFGEKYGDEVRVVEVGDYARELCGGTHVTRSGQLGLVKILSESSIGSGVRRVEALVGIDAFNFLAREHLLVARLAELYRVPSEQVADRVQQTVTQLRDAEKELEKLRAQLVLGGAAALAAQARDLRGVAYVGTEAPDGAGGNDVRTLAQEIRGKIDPARPGVVAVVARSNGKASLVVAVNAAAKARGVAAADLVKGALHGRGGGNADLAQGGGLPAAEAASLLVAVEKAIAEAP from the coding sequence GTGAAAACGGCGGAGATCAAGCGGCGGTTCCTCGCGCACTTCGAGGCCAACGGCCACGCCGTGGTGCCGTCCGCTCCGCTGCCCGCGATCGATGACCCGAACCTGCTGTTCATCAACGCGGGCATGGTGCAGTTCGTGCCGTACTTCCTCGGCCAGCGCACCCCGCCGTTCCAGCGGGCGACGAGCGTGCAGAAGTGCATCCGGACGCCGGACATCGACGAGGTCGGCAAGACCTCACGGCACGGCACGTTCTTCCAGATGAACGGCAACTTCTCGTTCGGCGACTACTTCAAGCAGGGCGCGATCCCGCTCGCCTGGGACCTGTCGACCAAGCCGGTGGAGCAGGGCGGGTTCGGCATGGACCCGGAGCGGATCTGGGTGACGGTCTACCTCGACGACGACGAGGCCGCCGACATCTGGCGGCAGACCGGGGTGCCGGCGCACCGGATCGTGCGCCGGGGCAACAAGGACAACTTCTGGTCGATGGGCATCCCCGGCCCGGCGGGGCCGTGTTCGGAGCTGTACTACGACCGGGGTCCGGCGTACGGGCCCGACGGCGGTCCGGAGGTCGACGAGGACCGGTTCCTGGAGTTCTGGAACCTGGTCTTCATGCAGTACGAGATCACCAACGTGCAGAGCAAGGAGGTCTTCGACATCGTCGGGGACCTGCCGAAGAAGAACATCGACACCGGCATGGGCCTGGAGCGGATCGCCTCCATCCTGCAGGGGGTGGACAACCTCTACGAGATCGACGAGGTACGCCCGATCCTGGACCGGGCCGCCCAGCTGACCGGCAAGCGGTACGGTGCCGGCTCCGGTCAGGCGGCGAGCGAGTCGCACCCCGACGACGTACGGCTGCGGGTGATCGCCGACCACGTGCGGACCTCGCTGATGCTCATCGGCGACGGGGTGACCCCGAGCAACGAGGGTCGTGGCTACGTGTTGCGCCGGATCATGCGGCGGGCGATCCGGTCGGTGCGGCTGCTCGGCTGGCAGGACCGGGCGTTGCCGGAGCTGCTTCCGGTGGCCCGCGACTGCATGGCGCCGTCGTATCCGGAGCTGGCGGCCGACTTCGAGCGGATCTCGACGTACGCCTACGCCGAGGAGGACGCGTTCCTGTCGACGCTGCGTTCCGGGACGACGATCCTGGACCTGGCCATCTCCGAGACGAAGACGGCCGGCGGCGCGAAGCTCTCCGGTGACAAGGCGTTCCAGCTGCACGACACCTACGGTTTCCCGATCGACCTGACCTTGGAGATCGCCGCCGAGCAGGGGCTGTCGGTGGATTCCGACGGGTTCCGCCGGTTGATGTCCGAGCAGCGGGCGCGGGCCAAGGCGGACGCGCAGGCGCGCAAGACCGGGCACGTCGACATGTCGGCGTACCGGGGGGTGCTCGACGCCGGTGGGGCGGTGGACTTCACCGGGTACGCCGAGGTCGCGCGGGAGTCGCGGGTGCGGGCGGTGCTCGGCGCGGGCGGTGTGTCGCTGCCGGTCGCGGGCGAGGGCGACGTGATCGAGTTGGTGCTCGACAGTACGCCGTTCTACGCCGAGGGCGGTGGTCAGCAGCCGGACACCGGTCGGCTGACCGTGGGTGCCGGCGAGGTCGAGATCTTCGACGTCCAGTCCCCGGTTCCGGGGCTGGTCGTGCACAAGGCGAGGGTGGTCCGTGGCGAGGTGCGCACGGGGGAGACCGGGTACGCCGAGATCGACATCGCGCGTCGCCGGGCGATCTCGCGGTCGCACACCGCGACCCACCTGGTGCACCAGACGATGCGCAACTTCCTCGGTGAGTCGGCCACTCAGGCGGGTTCGCTGAACGCGCCGGGTCGGCTGCGGTTCGACTTCAACACCCCCGGCGCGGTGCCGCCGTCGGTGCTTGTCGACATCGAGCAGCAGGTCAACGAGGTGCTGCTGCGTGACCTGGAGGTCAACGCGTTCATCACCTCGCAGGAGGAGGCGCGGCGGCTCGGCGCGATGGCGCTGTTCGGTGAGAAGTACGGCGACGAGGTGCGGGTGGTCGAGGTCGGCGACTACGCCCGGGAGCTGTGCGGCGGCACCCACGTCACCCGTTCCGGTCAGCTGGGCCTGGTCAAGATCCTGTCCGAGTCGTCGATCGGGTCCGGGGTCCGCCGGGTGGAGGCACTGGTCGGGATCGACGCGTTCAACTTCCTGGCCCGTGAGCACCTGCTGGTCGCCCGGCTCGCCGAGCTGTACCGGGTGCCGTCCGAGCAGGTGGCCGACCGGGTGCAGCAGACCGTCACCCAGCTGCGCGACGCGGAGAAGGAGCTGGAGAAGCTGCGGGCGCAGCTGGTGCTGGGCGGCGCGGCGGCGCTCGCGGCGCAGGCCCGTGACCTTCGTGGGGTGGCGTACGTCGGCACCGAGGCGCCCGACGGTGCGGGCGGCAACGACGTGCGCACGCTGGCTCAGGAGATCCGGGGCAAGATCGATCCGGCCCGGCCGGGGGTGGTCGCGGTGGTGGCCCGCTCCAACGGCAAGGCGTCGCTGGTGGTGGCGGTGAACGCGGCGGCCAAGGCGCGTGGTGTGGCCGCCGCTGATCTGGTCAAGGGCGCGCTGCACGGCCGGGGTGGCGGCAACGCCGACCTGGCCCAGGGCGGTGGCCTGCCGGCGGCGGAGGCGGCGAGTCTGCTGGTCGCCGTCGAGAAGGCGATCGCCGAGGCGCCGTGA
- a CDS encoding multidrug effflux MFS transporter produces the protein MPYDVRRRPAVLLVLLGAVTAVGPLSIDMYLPAFPAISDDLGAAPARVQLSLTACLIGVALGQLVGGPLSDRWGRRRPVLVGTAGYVVVSLACALAPTAEALAGLRLAQGFAGGIGVVVARAVVRDLYSGADAVRFFSRLLIIFGVAPIAAPALGAVVLRFTSWRGIFVALAVIAALLAVVLARWLPETLPVQRRNPDGLAGTARAVRLLLTDRAFVGYALTQGLAFAGLFTYIAGSPYVLQDGFGLSAAAYSVVFGVNAIGLIGLGQLNARLVGRHGPRRLFVGALVAGLAAAGLLVAGAGTGTLVLVLVPLAVYVATVGMLMPNGTALALEHHARHAGTAAALLGATGSGIGALAAPLVGLAGTGDALPMALIICGAAGLSLVAVLTLTGRDRG, from the coding sequence GTGCCGTACGACGTCCGCCGCCGACCGGCGGTGCTGCTCGTCCTGCTGGGCGCGGTCACCGCGGTCGGTCCGCTGTCGATCGACATGTACCTGCCGGCGTTTCCGGCGATCAGTGACGACCTCGGTGCGGCACCGGCCCGGGTGCAGCTGTCGCTGACCGCCTGTCTGATCGGCGTCGCCCTCGGCCAACTTGTCGGCGGTCCGCTCAGCGACCGGTGGGGCCGGCGTCGACCGGTGCTGGTGGGCACGGCCGGATACGTCGTGGTCAGCCTGGCCTGCGCGCTGGCGCCGACCGCCGAGGCGCTCGCCGGGCTGCGCCTGGCGCAGGGTTTCGCCGGTGGCATCGGGGTGGTGGTCGCCCGCGCCGTCGTGCGGGACCTCTACTCCGGTGCCGACGCGGTGCGGTTCTTCTCCCGGCTGTTGATCATCTTCGGGGTGGCGCCGATCGCCGCACCGGCGCTCGGCGCGGTGGTGCTGCGGTTCACCTCCTGGCGGGGCATCTTCGTCGCCCTGGCGGTGATCGCCGCGCTGCTCGCCGTCGTGCTCGCCCGGTGGCTGCCGGAAACCCTTCCGGTGCAGCGCCGCAACCCCGACGGGTTGGCCGGGACCGCCCGGGCGGTGCGGCTGCTGCTGACCGACCGGGCCTTCGTCGGCTACGCGCTGACCCAGGGCCTGGCCTTCGCCGGACTGTTCACCTACATCGCCGGGTCGCCGTACGTGCTGCAGGACGGGTTCGGGTTGTCCGCCGCCGCGTACAGCGTGGTGTTCGGGGTCAACGCGATCGGGTTGATCGGTCTCGGCCAGCTCAACGCCCGGCTGGTGGGCCGCCACGGGCCACGCCGGCTGTTCGTCGGCGCGCTGGTCGCCGGGCTGGCCGCCGCCGGGCTGCTGGTCGCCGGGGCCGGCACCGGCACGCTGGTGCTGGTGCTGGTGCCGCTGGCGGTGTATGTCGCCACCGTCGGGATGCTGATGCCCAACGGCACCGCGTTGGCGTTGGAGCACCACGCCCGGCACGCCGGGACCGCCGCCGCCCTGCTGGGTGCCACCGGCTCCGGGATCGGCGCGCTGGCCGCCCCGCTGGTCGGGCTGGCCGGCACCGGCGACGCGCTACCGATGGCGCTGATCATCTGCGGTGCGGCCGGGCTGTCACTGGTCGCCGTGCTGACGCTGACCGGGCGCGACCGTGGCTGA
- the ruvX gene encoding Holliday junction resolvase RuvX, with product MTRAETGGSAPYGFVRGRRLGVDVGQVRVGLAISDPDGILATPLLTVQRDLSTAGTGDTTVPADIARIVQIVSEHEVREVIVGLPVNLAGRHGPAADAVSAYVRSLSVAISPIPVLMTDERMSTVVASRRLSERGVRGRRQRAVVDQAAAVEILQSWLDAQRRRM from the coding sequence GTGACCCGGGCGGAGACGGGCGGGTCGGCGCCGTACGGGTTCGTTCGTGGGCGCCGGCTCGGGGTGGACGTGGGTCAGGTCCGGGTCGGGCTGGCGATCAGCGATCCGGACGGCATCCTGGCCACTCCGTTGCTGACGGTGCAGCGCGACCTGTCGACCGCCGGTACCGGAGACACTACCGTTCCAGCCGATATTGCCAGAATTGTCCAGATAGTCAGCGAACACGAGGTACGGGAGGTTATCGTCGGCCTGCCGGTGAACCTCGCCGGTCGTCACGGCCCGGCGGCCGATGCCGTCAGCGCGTACGTCCGCTCACTGAGCGTGGCGATTTCGCCGATTCCGGTCCTGATGACCGACGAAAGGATGTCGACGGTGGTCGCTAGCCGTAGGCTGTCGGAGCGGGGCGTACGAGGACGGCGCCAGCGCGCGGTGGTCGACCAGGCGGCCGCCGTGGAGATCCTGCAGAGCTGGCTGGACGCGCAGCGGAGGCGGATGTGA